In Humulus lupulus chromosome 6, drHumLupu1.1, whole genome shotgun sequence, a single genomic region encodes these proteins:
- the LOC133785593 gene encoding uncharacterized protein LOC133785593, translating to MVDKVTQSRLMVRYARVLVDMEFSDHPPKSIAFINERDQLVEQLVEYEWLPSKCAACSQLGHVVANCNKENGVTWKEKSTVENGEKKDKKKVSTEVELQQPSGSVNLENRVDNPTNEIGSTVFVGNWITPKRRGSRQAVAAPYKTDAAPGKAISGWNVRGMNKREKQKAILGVCKENKVGFGALFETKVKHEKIHEVFENNFQNWDYFSSPIISGRILVFWQAKFVKVDILLEDPQLVHCKIRVCGQQKMFFATVVYGSNFMGERKKLWDKLASIGQLNNPWIIFGDFNAMFRFQDRNGGRQILAKDIADAQDWLALGQVEEFKCSGALYTWSNKHEVGDINFSKLDRAFTNDFWLDSFPKTEACFKWDCVSDHSYCVIKSQELNKVGFIPFHYCNHWLQYRGYREAVLQCWNSTLGSGGGLTKVVKKLFRVKHVLKRFNREEVGDVVLDYRVAKEEFCKAQEALAINPFDYYLHQAVSQAQQNFTDMQNRYASFLKQQSKINWVKFSDDNSRYFHVVMRKRRVENRITTFTLGDKIEDDYSKVVEEKFGF from the exons ATGGTGGATAAGGTGACTCAAAGTAGATTGATGGTGAGATATGCAAGGGTATTGGTGGATATGGAGTTTTCGGATCATCCCCCGAAATCTATTGCTTTTATCAATGAAAGGGATCAATTAGTTGAACAATTGGTGGAGTACGAATGGCTCCCTTCTAAGTGTGCTGCGTGCTCGCAATTAGGTCATGTAGTGGCTAATTGTAACAAGGAAAATGGAGTGACTTGGAAGGAGAAGTCCACTGTTGAGAATGGAGAAAAAAAAGATAAGAAGAAAGTTAGTACAGAGGTGGAGTTACAACAGCCATCTGGGTCTGTTAATCTAGAAAACAGAGTGGATAATCCTACAA ATGAAATAGGGAGTACTGTTTTTGTTGGAAACTGGATTACTCCCAAAAGGAGAGGGTCAAGACAGGCAGTGGCAGCTCCTTACAAGACAGATGCAGCTCCAGGCAAGGCTATTTCGG GGTGGAATGTGAGGGGTATGAATAAAAGAGAAAAGCAAAAAGCTATTCTAGGTGTTTGCAAGGAAAATAAGGTTGGTTTTGGTGCTCTATTTGAGACTAAGGTGAAACATGAGAAGATTCATGAAGTTTTTGAGAATAATTTCCAGAATTGGGATTACTTTTCTAGTCCTATCATCTCTGGTAGAATTTTGGTATTTTGGCAAGCAAAGTTTGTGAAGGTTGACATCTTGCTAGAAGATCCTCAACTGGTGCATTGCAAGATTAGAGTGTGTGGCCAGCAGAAGATGTTTTTTGCCACGGTGGTTTATGGTAGTAACTTTATGGGGGAGAGAAAAAAATTATGGGACAAGTTAGCTAGTATTGGTCAACTGAATAATCCTTGGATTATTTTTGGAGACTTTAATGCTATGTTTAGATTCCAAGATAGGAATGGTGGGAGACAAATCCTAGCAAAGGATATTGCTGATGCTCAAGACTGGTTGGCTTTAGGCCAAGTAGAGGAATTCAAATGTTCTGGTGCGCTCTATACTTGGTCGAACAAGCATGAAGTAGGAGACATAAATTTCTCAAAGCTTGATAGAGCTTTTACTAATGATTTTTGGCTGGACTCTTTCCCGAAAACTGAAGCTTGCTTCAAATGGGACTGTGTTTCAGACCATAGTTActgtgtgattaaaagtcaagaatTAAATAAGGTGGGGTTCATTCCTTTTCATTACTGTAACCACTGGTTGCAGTATAGAGGTTACAGAGAAGCTGTTTTACAGTGTTGGAATTCTACTTTAGGTTCGGGAGGAGGCCTTACTAAGGTGGTTAAGAAACTGTTTAGAGTTAAACACGTTTTGAAAAGGTTTAACAGGGAAGAGGTTGGAGATGTAGTTTTGGATTATAGGGTGGCTAAGGAGGAGTTCTGTAAAGCTCAGGAGGCCTTGGCGATTAATCCCTTTGATTATTATCTGCATCAGGCAGTTAGTCAAGCTCAGCAAAATTTTACTGATATGCAGAATCGGTATGCTAGTTTTCTCAAGCAGCAGAGTAAAATAAATTGGGTTAAGTTCAGTGATGATAATTCGAGGTACTTCCATGTTGTTATGAGGAAAAGAAGAGTGGAAAACAGAATCACTACTTTCACTCTTGGTGACAAAATAGAAGATGATTATTCGAAAGTAGTGGAGGAGAAGTTTGGCTTCTAA